The following coding sequences lie in one Desulforegula conservatrix Mb1Pa genomic window:
- a CDS encoding ABC transporter substrate-binding protein, producing the protein MHAEFKKFRNLFVFIFIVSTILICGKAFAEESKKLVFLHYWTGDMSGGINEMVNTFNKKNPGYEVKAAGFEHETFKPSIKVMLEVGNPPDFFSFWAGAKTQDLVNSGYLLPIDDVWKKADLASRFSPAITGACTYNGKIYAIPVTQHFVAFFYNKAIFQRLNLLPPKTWQDFLALCDVLKEKKITPISLGSREKWPAQFWFDYLLLRTAGPEFRQQLMDGKVSYNDPMVAEVFSVWDKMISKQYFNTTPNVFDWSEASKMVYNGEAAMTLMGTWITGLFENKLNWKQEKDFDYFCFPIIKPEIPIVSLGPVDCILLPKSKNAEAAKTALEFFSDTEPQKEMSRGSGALAPNANIPDSFYPAMQARIRQTINQSKLWAFNYDLATQPEVAEIGLDCFVKFLNTPEKYNELLRETDNKAKNFFHKGR; encoded by the coding sequence ATGCATGCAGAATTCAAAAAATTCCGAAATCTTTTCGTTTTTATTTTCATTGTTTCAACCATATTAATTTGCGGAAAGGCCTTTGCCGAGGAATCAAAAAAGCTGGTATTTCTTCACTACTGGACAGGAGACATGAGCGGCGGAATCAATGAAATGGTGAATACATTCAACAAAAAAAATCCTGGGTATGAGGTAAAGGCAGCTGGTTTTGAGCATGAAACTTTCAAACCAAGCATAAAAGTCATGCTCGAAGTTGGTAATCCGCCTGATTTCTTTTCTTTCTGGGCAGGGGCAAAAACCCAGGATCTTGTTAACAGCGGTTATCTTTTGCCTATTGACGATGTCTGGAAAAAAGCTGACCTTGCTTCAAGATTCAGTCCTGCCATTACAGGTGCCTGCACCTATAATGGGAAAATATACGCAATTCCTGTGACACAGCATTTTGTAGCCTTTTTCTATAACAAGGCAATATTTCAAAGGCTCAATCTTCTTCCTCCTAAAACATGGCAGGATTTCCTGGCCTTATGCGATGTTCTCAAGGAGAAAAAAATTACTCCGATTTCTCTTGGTTCCAGAGAAAAATGGCCGGCCCAGTTCTGGTTTGATTATCTTCTGCTCAGAACAGCAGGGCCTGAATTCAGGCAACAGCTAATGGATGGAAAAGTTTCATATAACGATCCAATGGTTGCCGAGGTTTTTTCAGTATGGGACAAAATGATTTCAAAGCAGTATTTCAATACAACACCTAATGTATTCGACTGGTCTGAGGCTTCAAAAATGGTTTACAATGGCGAGGCCGCAATGACGCTCATGGGAACCTGGATAACAGGACTTTTTGAAAACAAACTCAACTGGAAACAGGAAAAGGATTTCGATTATTTCTGTTTTCCAATCATAAAACCAGAGATACCGATAGTTTCCCTCGGCCCGGTTGACTGCATACTTCTTCCGAAATCAAAAAACGCGGAAGCTGCAAAAACAGCGCTGGAATTCTTTTCAGACACGGAGCCCCAAAAGGAAATGAGCAGAGGAAGCGGCGCTCTTGCTCCTAATGCCAATATACCTGATTCGTTTTATCCGGCAATGCAGGCAAGAATACGTCAGACAATCAATCAGTCGAAATTATGGGCATTCAATTATGATCTTGCTACGCAACCAGAGGTCGCAGAAATCGGCCTTGACTGTTTTGTCAAATTCCTGAACACCCCTGAAAAATATAACGAACTTCTTCGCGAAACTGATAATAAAGCCAAAAATTTTTTCCATAAAGGCAGATAA